In Xenopus tropicalis strain Nigerian chromosome 5, UCB_Xtro_10.0, whole genome shotgun sequence, one genomic interval encodes:
- the sst.1 gene encoding somatostatin, gene 1 precursor, whose amino-acid sequence MQSCRVRCALTLLSLALAVSSLSAAPTDPRLRQFLQKSLAAAGKQELAKYFLAELLSDPSQTENEALESDDLPRGAEQDDVRLELERSANSSPVLAPRERKAGCKNFFWKTFTSC is encoded by the exons ATGCAGTCCTGCCGTGTGCGATGTGCCCTCACCCTGCTCTCCTTGGCTTTGGCTGTCAGTTCCTTATCAGCTGCTCCCACAGATCCGAGACTCCGCCAGTTCCTGCAGAAATCACTCGCAGCAGCAGGGAAACAG GAGTTGGCCAAGTATTTCCTGGCAGAGTTGCTATCAGACCCTTCCCAGACAGAGAATGAAGCACTGGAATCAGACGACTTACCCAGAGGTGCTGAGCAAGACGATGTAAGACTGGAACTGGAAAGATCTGCAAACTCTAGCCCAGTCTTGGCTCCCAGGGAACGCAAAGCAGGATGCAAAAACTTCTTCTGGAAAACGTTTACATCCTGTTAG
- the LOC100486511 gene encoding somatostatin-1: MQSCRVRCALTLLSLALAVSSLSAAPTDPRLRQFLQKSLTAAGKQELAKYFLAELLSDPSQTENEALESDDLPRGAEQDDVRLELERSANSSPVLAPRERKAGCKNFFWKTFTSC; this comes from the exons ATGCAGTCTTGCCGTGTGCGATGTGCCCTCACCCTGCTCTCCTTGGCTTTGGCTGTCAGTTCCTTATCAGCTGCTCCCACAGATCCGAGACTCCGCCAGTTTCTGCAGAAATCACTCACAGCGGCAGGGAAACAG GAGTTGGCCAAGTATTTCCTGGCAGAGTTGCTATCAGACCCTTCCCAGACAGAGAATGAAGCACTGGAATCAGACGACTTACCCAGAGGTGCTGAGCAAGACGACGTAAGACTGGAACTGGAAAGATCTGCAAACTCTAGCCCAGTCCTGGCTCCCAGGGAACGCAAAGCAGGATGCAAAAACTTCTTCTGGAAAACGTTTACATCCTGTTAG